One window of the Leucobacter komagatae genome contains the following:
- a CDS encoding DUF305 domain-containing protein — protein MQKTTLAFGAAALALSIVLTGCATTETPSNERSSASASNEQGAANAADIMFVTMMIPHHEQAVQMADIVLKTSDIDPGVREVAENVAAAQQPEIDRMLSWLESWGVEYDPDAAAGHGAMGGMLSEDDLTALAAADPDTMGQLFLSQMIEHHEGAVEMARAALDGGSNADVIELAEQVVADQTAEIAAMQDLLARR, from the coding sequence ATGCAAAAGACCACACTGGCGTTTGGCGCGGCCGCACTCGCGCTCTCGATCGTGCTCACCGGCTGCGCCACGACGGAGACCCCCTCGAATGAGCGGAGCTCGGCAAGCGCTTCGAACGAACAGGGCGCGGCGAACGCCGCAGACATCATGTTCGTCACCATGATGATCCCGCACCACGAGCAAGCGGTGCAGATGGCCGATATCGTGCTCAAGACCTCCGACATCGACCCTGGTGTTCGGGAGGTGGCCGAGAACGTGGCGGCCGCTCAGCAGCCCGAGATCGACCGGATGCTCTCCTGGCTCGAGAGCTGGGGCGTCGAGTATGACCCTGACGCCGCGGCGGGCCACGGCGCGATGGGCGGCATGCTGTCGGAGGATGACCTCACCGCGCTCGCAGCAGCCGACCCCGACACGATGGGGCAGCTGTTCCTCTCGCAGATGATCGAGCACCACGAAGGCGCGGTCGAGATGGCGCGGGCGGCCCTCGACGGGGGAAGCAACGCTGACGTCATCGAACTCGCCGAGCAGGTCGTCGCCGACCAAACCGCTGAGATCGCGGCGATGCAGGATCTGCTCGCTCGCCGTTAA
- a CDS encoding F510_1955 family glycosylhydrolase, whose protein sequence is MKTRIPLIIAAFAAALTLTACAPNAPSGNASAGTSAPGAAGTASLADLEHVHAVTGAPDSDNLLLATHQGIYTLSATGDLTGPIGGNRFDAMGFATLGTDLVASGHPGPDTPAELGSPNLGIIQSDDAGASWKPVALTGVEDFHVLTAGEDGVLYGVGSSRPNIVVSADGGRTWADRAALPVADLALSGGVLYATTEQGLQRSADGGATFEAVPDSPALALIEALPGGQLAGIASDGVLWRGGSDAGWEQLGTVAGRPQALGTSGERVIVLDDRGVVEYAGGETKVIL, encoded by the coding sequence TTGAAGACCCGAATTCCCCTCATCATCGCGGCGTTTGCCGCGGCGCTCACCCTCACCGCCTGCGCACCGAACGCCCCTTCAGGTAACGCCTCGGCAGGTACCTCAGCCCCTGGCGCGGCCGGCACCGCCTCGCTCGCGGACCTCGAGCACGTGCACGCAGTGACGGGCGCACCAGACTCAGACAACCTGCTTCTCGCCACGCACCAGGGCATCTACACGCTCAGTGCCACAGGCGACCTCACCGGGCCGATTGGGGGCAACCGGTTCGATGCCATGGGCTTCGCGACGCTCGGCACAGACCTCGTCGCCTCGGGGCATCCCGGCCCCGACACACCGGCCGAGCTTGGCTCGCCGAACCTCGGCATCATTCAGAGCGATGACGCCGGAGCCTCGTGGAAGCCCGTGGCCCTCACCGGAGTGGAAGACTTTCATGTCTTGACGGCCGGCGAAGACGGCGTGCTCTACGGCGTGGGCTCGTCGAGGCCGAACATCGTGGTTAGCGCCGACGGCGGTCGCACGTGGGCCGACCGCGCAGCACTGCCCGTCGCGGACCTCGCGCTGAGCGGCGGTGTGCTATACGCGACCACCGAGCAGGGGCTGCAGCGCAGCGCGGACGGTGGCGCCACCTTTGAAGCAGTCCCTGACAGCCCGGCCCTTGCGCTCATTGAGGCGCTGCCGGGCGGGCAGCTCGCGGGCATCGCATCCGATGGCGTGCTCTGGCGCGGCGGCTCCGACGCGGGCTGGGAACAGCTCGGAACCGTGGCCGGCCGGCCCCAGGCCCTCGGTACCTCGGGCGAGCGGGTGATTGTCCTCGACGATCGCGGCGTCGTTGAGTACGCGGGCGGGGAAACGAAGGTGATCCTGTGA
- a CDS encoding DUF6153 family protein, with translation MDRRAAGGVGARGARGAYSARRSWRALFGALAGTLLVIVGLLGMHTLAGGPDQGAEQAGVVVSGHGSPVVSGQGAPVASEHGVALAEGAHAPAAQNMAPADQHAPDHDAMAFACALALIVGMLLLVIPSVGHWLRTTPLSLTALAVQARRLLPPPTPSLITLSISRT, from the coding sequence ATGGACAGACGAGCAGCTGGCGGTGTGGGCGCACGCGGTGCACGCGGCGCGTACAGTGCACGCCGCTCGTGGCGCGCGCTCTTCGGTGCGCTCGCGGGCACGCTGCTCGTGATCGTCGGGCTGCTCGGGATGCACACGCTCGCCGGTGGCCCTGACCAGGGGGCCGAGCAGGCCGGGGTCGTCGTCTCCGGGCACGGTTCGCCCGTCGTTTCAGGTCAGGGCGCGCCCGTCGCCTCCGAGCACGGCGTGGCCCTCGCCGAGGGGGCTCACGCCCCTGCGGCCCAGAACATGGCCCCGGCCGACCAGCACGCACCAGACCACGACGCGATGGCGTTTGCCTGCGCGCTGGCGCTCATCGTCGGCATGCTCTTGCTGGTGATTCCATCAGTTGGTCACTGGTTGCGAACGACGCCCCTGTCGCTGACCGCGCTCGCCGTTCAAGCGCGGCGGCTCCTCCCGCCCCCGACGCCCTCACTCATCACGCTTTCAATCAGCCGGACCTGA
- a CDS encoding sulfite exporter TauE/SafE family protein has protein sequence MTSPDLTAPRPSILVLALFGALTGILSGLFGIGGGVVLVPLLTIFLGYQQRLAAGTSVAAILPAAVVGSIGYAVQGNVDWIAAILLAVGIVVGAQIGSYLLAKVPTGFLRWLFMVFLLGVVVSLWFVVPQREAQIDMTVAVGIGLVALGLVTGVLSGLLGVGGGVIVVPALMFFFGSNDLVAKGTSLIMLIPGSISGTLGNFKRNNVDLRSALVLGIAASVLSPLGSVFATKITPFASNVAFSLLLAFVLGQMLFKTLRAKKE, from the coding sequence ATGACTTCACCTGACCTCACTGCACCTCGCCCCTCGATCCTCGTGCTCGCGCTCTTCGGCGCGCTCACCGGAATCCTCTCCGGTCTGTTCGGGATCGGGGGAGGCGTCGTGCTCGTTCCGCTCCTCACCATCTTCCTCGGCTACCAGCAGCGGCTCGCGGCTGGGACCTCGGTCGCCGCGATCCTCCCGGCGGCGGTCGTTGGCAGCATTGGGTATGCGGTGCAGGGTAACGTCGACTGGATCGCGGCGATCTTGCTCGCTGTCGGCATCGTGGTCGGCGCGCAGATCGGCAGCTACCTTCTTGCGAAGGTGCCCACCGGCTTCCTCCGCTGGCTCTTCATGGTGTTCCTGCTCGGCGTCGTCGTCAGCCTGTGGTTCGTGGTGCCGCAGCGCGAGGCGCAGATCGACATGACGGTTGCGGTCGGCATCGGGCTCGTCGCCCTCGGCCTCGTCACTGGGGTGCTCTCGGGCCTGCTCGGCGTCGGCGGCGGCGTCATCGTCGTGCCTGCGCTGATGTTCTTCTTCGGCTCGAACGACCTCGTCGCGAAGGGCACGTCGCTCATCATGCTCATTCCGGGCTCGATCTCGGGCACCCTTGGCAACTTTAAGCGGAACAACGTCGACCTGCGCAGCGCCCTTGTGCTCGGCATCGCGGCGAGCGTGCTCTCGCCGCTCGGGTCGGTGTTCGCGACGAAGATCACGCCGTTCGCGTCGAACGTCGCGTTCTCGCTGCTGCTCGCGTTCGTGCTCGGGCAGATGCTGTTCAAGACGCTGCGCGCGAAGAAGGAGTAG
- a CDS encoding DUF6508 domain-containing protein: MEARQRIVTGIELLENGYVVEWTPSKEAEPGVHTVPYPNYDRRLLEALWGALELVGTDYNYTDRVDEVRELSVPGMTRSQLSTFLTWVQRSERFCDGAIDGFVKDGRVLQGLRRAVELEGGTAQLVERAPSLGARESEPNVHGEPAGSRAKPVMGRAGLLVFLGSLLLTYVGTASNVIPGAGWAIGLLVALGGGVVLSIVSLARRERRGAAIATLVMSLGLPFAVFVGFAVFFTFFYVA; the protein is encoded by the coding sequence ATGGAAGCTCGGCAACGCATTGTCACCGGCATCGAGCTACTTGAGAACGGCTACGTTGTTGAATGGACGCCCTCGAAGGAAGCCGAACCGGGGGTACACACGGTGCCGTATCCCAACTATGACCGCCGTCTCTTGGAAGCGCTCTGGGGAGCGTTGGAGCTGGTCGGAACCGATTACAACTACACCGACCGCGTTGACGAAGTACGAGAGCTGAGCGTACCCGGGATGACTCGTTCGCAGCTTTCCACGTTCCTCACGTGGGTGCAGCGAAGCGAGAGATTTTGCGATGGCGCGATCGACGGCTTTGTGAAGGACGGTAGGGTGCTGCAGGGGCTCCGCCGGGCCGTTGAGCTGGAGGGCGGGACAGCGCAGCTTGTCGAGCGTGCACCAAGTCTTGGCGCGCGTGAAAGCGAGCCCAACGTGCACGGCGAGCCTGCAGGGAGCCGGGCAAAACCGGTCATGGGTCGCGCGGGGTTGCTCGTGTTCCTGGGATCTCTGCTTCTCACCTATGTCGGCACGGCGTCGAACGTTATTCCAGGGGCCGGCTGGGCGATCGGGCTGCTCGTCGCGTTGGGCGGGGGCGTCGTTCTCTCGATCGTCTCCCTCGCCAGGCGCGAGCGCAGGGGCGCCGCTATCGCCACGTTGGTGATGTCTCTGGGCCTGCCGTTCGCGGTATTCGTCGGGTTCGCGGTGTTCTTCACGTTCTTCTACGTCGCGTAG
- a CDS encoding S1C family serine protease codes for MADNNDTLGQAAEPEEPQRPLHDPTQPVEPIAAEPVTPQQATPQQVTEQPGAVPGAQPTAQPTAQPTAQPGEAFGVQPGAQPGGYPTAHQSGLGQPGVGAQPGGPQHNLTQEYPTQALHDTLAAPAAAAPQGPAAPQKRTHSTGTFLAGLAVAALIGGIVGGGVSSLVVANSFPKNNAVSQQSGTVKLNNPETATEISGVAMVGTPSVVTLSVESQNAAGSGSGVIYSEDGYIITNAHVVTLDGAATDPRIRVKHSDGRVFDAKLVGVAPYSDIAVVKVEAEGLTPIAVANSSDVNVGDLAVAIGAPMSLSNTVTSGVVSALNRGISVGSALIPQDPSQEGQEDPRGEDAPDSGRGFPWDFRFDTPGEQDNTQQTGGQVTLPVVQTDASINPGNSGGALLNAKAELIGINVAIASPGATEGNASSAGLGFAIPADLATRVADEIIAGEKPTHGLLGASVVDSSLDDDEDANHAGGLIKEVVRDGAAAKAGLKIGDVITAVDGVPAADGTSVSALIRMHAGDSEVTIDYTRRGVAGQTTATLGTLDW; via the coding sequence ATGGCTGACAACAACGACACCCTGGGCCAGGCGGCTGAACCAGAAGAACCACAGCGTCCGCTGCACGATCCGACCCAGCCGGTTGAGCCCATCGCGGCGGAGCCCGTCACGCCTCAGCAGGCCACGCCTCAGCAGGTTACGGAGCAGCCGGGCGCAGTGCCCGGTGCGCAGCCAACTGCACAGCCAACTGCACAGCCAACTGCACAGCCAGGCGAGGCCTTCGGTGTTCAGCCCGGTGCGCAGCCCGGGGGCTACCCGACGGCGCACCAGTCGGGGCTCGGCCAGCCCGGTGTTGGAGCGCAGCCCGGCGGGCCGCAGCACAACCTGACGCAGGAGTACCCGACGCAGGCACTGCATGACACGCTCGCCGCCCCGGCTGCGGCAGCACCGCAGGGTCCAGCCGCACCGCAGAAGCGCACCCACTCGACCGGCACGTTCCTCGCGGGTCTCGCGGTTGCCGCTCTCATCGGCGGAATCGTCGGCGGTGGCGTCTCGTCGCTCGTTGTTGCGAACTCGTTCCCGAAGAACAACGCGGTCAGCCAGCAGAGCGGAACGGTGAAGCTGAATAACCCCGAGACCGCCACCGAGATCTCGGGTGTGGCGATGGTCGGAACTCCGAGCGTGGTCACGCTGTCGGTGGAGTCACAAAACGCAGCGGGCTCCGGCTCCGGAGTCATCTACAGCGAAGACGGCTACATCATCACCAACGCGCACGTCGTGACACTTGACGGCGCAGCGACAGACCCGCGTATTCGCGTGAAGCACAGCGATGGGCGCGTGTTCGACGCGAAGCTCGTCGGTGTCGCGCCGTACTCAGACATCGCGGTCGTGAAGGTCGAAGCCGAGGGGCTCACCCCCATCGCGGTCGCGAACTCGAGCGACGTCAACGTCGGCGACCTTGCAGTCGCGATCGGTGCCCCGATGAGCCTGTCGAACACCGTCACGAGCGGCGTCGTGAGCGCACTCAACCGCGGCATTTCGGTGGGGAGCGCGCTCATCCCGCAGGATCCGAGCCAGGAGGGGCAGGAAGACCCCCGCGGCGAAGACGCTCCTGACAGCGGGCGCGGCTTCCCGTGGGACTTCCGCTTCGACACCCCGGGCGAGCAAGACAACACGCAGCAGACGGGCGGGCAGGTCACCCTCCCCGTTGTGCAGACCGACGCGTCAATCAACCCCGGCAACTCGGGCGGCGCGCTGCTGAACGCGAAGGCCGAACTCATCGGCATCAACGTTGCCATCGCCTCGCCGGGCGCGACCGAGGGCAACGCCTCGAGCGCGGGCCTGGGCTTCGCAATCCCGGCCGACCTCGCGACCCGCGTCGCCGACGAGATCATTGCAGGCGAGAAGCCGACCCACGGCCTGCTCGGCGCGAGCGTCGTCGATTCGAGCCTCGATGACGACGAAGACGCGAACCATGCCGGCGGCCTCATCAAGGAGGTCGTGCGCGACGGTGCAGCGGCGAAGGCCGGGCTGAAGATCGGCGACGTCATCACCGCCGTCGACGGCGTGCCCGCCGCAGACGGAACCTCGGTTTCGGCACTGATCCGGATGCACGCCGGCGACAGCGAGGTGACAATCGACTACACTCGCCGGGGCGTGGCCGGTCAGACGACCGCAACGCTCGGCACTCTCGACTGGTAG
- a CDS encoding gamma-glutamyltransferase family protein yields MTAAPLGAISTSHHLATEAGAAVLRAGGNAIDAAITAAATLCVVYPNNVALGGDLVAIVRSPDGEIRFLNATGTAPAGQTLEALRETHGDALPLRGIDTVTVPGGIRGWEALHELGATRSWAEHLAPAIGFARDGFPNSRSVARELRAAQPEFAKDPGASAVFYPGGEPLAEGERLTQPALAASLEQLAAGGPDAFYTGDLARSWVAGLARRGSKITLDDTAAYRPFWDAPIETTFRGLRVLTGPPNTSGFMFLRALNAITAEIADPLGAGAGELARAFYESNLVRTQLLSDPTFDGATGEELVAAAAPDRPIAGDAKASGDTVGFSAVSADGWAVSFINSVYWDFGSYILEPDTGIIFQNRGTSFSLDPASPNAFAPGKRPRHTLMPVMVLEGDELRYVPATMGGAAQPQVHTHLLQRMLAGEDPEAATHAPRWMVEEVTGDNPASVVAEVDVSDVAKAAIGAAGFALVTVPSRDESLGHSNVVRIDRLPDGTTGYTAASDPRSDGSAVVVLGAG; encoded by the coding sequence ATGACAGCCGCACCGTTGGGCGCAATTTCGACGTCGCACCACCTCGCAACTGAGGCCGGGGCCGCCGTGCTCCGCGCAGGGGGAAACGCGATCGACGCCGCGATCACGGCGGCCGCAACGCTCTGCGTCGTCTACCCGAACAACGTCGCGCTCGGCGGCGATCTCGTCGCCATCGTGCGCAGCCCAGACGGCGAGATCCGCTTCCTGAACGCAACGGGAACGGCGCCAGCGGGCCAGACGCTCGAGGCGCTCCGGGAGACACACGGCGACGCCCTTCCGCTCCGCGGCATCGACACCGTCACTGTGCCGGGTGGAATCCGCGGCTGGGAAGCCCTCCACGAGCTGGGCGCGACGCGCAGCTGGGCCGAGCATCTCGCGCCCGCGATCGGGTTCGCGCGCGACGGGTTCCCGAACTCACGGTCGGTCGCCCGCGAGCTTCGTGCGGCGCAGCCCGAGTTCGCGAAGGATCCCGGCGCGAGCGCCGTGTTCTATCCGGGCGGCGAGCCGCTCGCCGAGGGGGAGCGGCTCACGCAGCCCGCCCTTGCGGCCTCGCTCGAGCAACTCGCCGCGGGCGGGCCGGACGCGTTTTACACTGGCGACCTCGCGCGCAGCTGGGTCGCGGGTCTCGCCCGCCGCGGATCGAAGATCACCCTCGATGACACTGCGGCCTACCGGCCGTTCTGGGATGCCCCGATCGAGACGACATTCCGCGGCCTGCGGGTGCTCACCGGGCCCCCGAACACCTCCGGGTTCATGTTCTTGCGCGCGCTCAACGCGATCACCGCCGAGATAGCAGACCCGCTCGGCGCGGGCGCCGGCGAGCTCGCCCGCGCGTTCTACGAGAGCAACCTCGTGCGTACACAGCTGCTCTCAGACCCCACCTTCGACGGTGCCACGGGTGAAGAGCTCGTTGCGGCGGCGGCGCCCGACCGCCCGATCGCCGGTGACGCGAAGGCGAGCGGCGATACCGTTGGGTTCTCCGCGGTGAGCGCCGACGGCTGGGCGGTGTCATTCATCAACTCGGTGTACTGGGACTTCGGCTCTTACATTCTTGAGCCCGACACCGGCATCATTTTCCAGAACCGTGGCACCTCGTTCTCGCTCGACCCCGCGTCACCCAACGCGTTCGCGCCGGGCAAGCGCCCGCGCCACACGCTCATGCCCGTCATGGTGCTAGAAGGCGACGAGCTGCGCTACGTCCCGGCGACGATGGGCGGAGCCGCGCAGCCGCAGGTGCACACGCACCTTTTGCAGCGGATGCTCGCGGGTGAGGATCCCGAAGCCGCGACCCACGCGCCGCGCTGGATGGTCGAAGAGGTGACCGGCGACAACCCCGCGAGCGTGGTCGCCGAGGTTGACGTCTCAGACGTGGCGAAGGCCGCGATCGGTGCCGCCGGGTTCGCGCTCGTCACGGTGCCGTCGCGAGACGAATCGCTCGGCCACTCAAACGTGGTGCGCATTGACCGATTGCCAGACGGCACCACCGGCTACACGGCCGCGAGCGACCCCCGTTCCGATGGCTCGGCGGTCGTCGTACTCGGGGCAGGGTAG
- a CDS encoding CDP-glycerol glycerophosphotransferase family protein, whose protein sequence is MSTGRFQFASGNISKLLAIPKYMLSWLFALVVPRVAGTWAFGSGIGVGEGALALARELRDTRPDTEVQWLVADEAERRLAEQEGFTAITRRGWRGYWATLRAQTLVVTHGLGDVNRFGVFSGTVVQLWHGAPLKRIHLDSPVTTAVGGPALLRGVLRRMYASGTKQVALYVAGSVTAAERLRSAFRVAPGKVAVLGDPRDDALARQAAQPAAARAARDEVERLLEPQAGNPIAGAERLVLYAPTWRDGEADPAIPSETEIAALRAALETAGARLIIRSHPLGEGEYSAALGERIHLLGSDLARDITPLLGAFDVVVTDYSSLAVDFSLLGRPVCWFAPDLEEYTRTRGLYEALEVTAGAPIERSWSGVSGSLGELLDAGSVGHRESARAARALADRFHPHRDGRSAARVLAAIERLHLPAERLVNADGVFFESFYGRQVSCNPLALDREIAARFPALPRYWSVTNERQAVPEGATPLLVGGPEWFAARRLSRLLVVNDWLRFSFTRRSGQTVLQTWHGTMLKHLALGRPNVSLRTRLAIRRESRRWSLMLSQNGHSTEQFRASYAFDGEILETGYPRDDRLAVADIDGTLNPIVVASARQELGVPADASVLVYAPTWRDGGGTAIDALDVNSLATELGDDWIVIARGHTRTHEHGGYLRMHPRVIDASTHPDINDVILAADLVVTDYSSLMFDAAVAGVPLAFFVPDLANYRDRERGFTFDFEASAPGPLLRSREDLVTFAGELPREGDGERIPAEYRDAYASWRDRFTPHDDGGASARVVDRLLAIGALNADAQASR, encoded by the coding sequence ATGAGTACAGGTCGATTCCAATTCGCGAGTGGCAACATCTCGAAGCTTCTCGCGATCCCGAAATACATGCTGTCGTGGCTGTTCGCCCTCGTCGTGCCGAGGGTCGCGGGCACCTGGGCGTTCGGCAGTGGCATCGGCGTGGGCGAGGGAGCGCTCGCGCTCGCTCGTGAGCTTCGCGACACGCGCCCCGACACGGAAGTGCAGTGGCTGGTCGCCGACGAGGCCGAGCGACGCCTCGCCGAGCAGGAGGGTTTCACCGCAATCACGCGCCGGGGCTGGCGCGGGTATTGGGCGACGCTGCGCGCGCAGACGCTTGTCGTGACGCACGGCCTTGGCGATGTGAACCGGTTTGGGGTGTTTAGCGGTACCGTCGTGCAGCTCTGGCACGGGGCCCCGCTCAAACGGATCCACCTTGATTCGCCGGTCACGACAGCCGTCGGCGGCCCCGCTCTCCTGCGCGGAGTGCTCCGACGAATGTACGCGAGCGGCACGAAGCAGGTCGCGCTGTACGTCGCGGGGTCGGTGACCGCGGCCGAGCGCCTGCGCTCCGCGTTCCGAGTCGCCCCGGGAAAGGTCGCCGTGCTCGGCGACCCGCGAGACGATGCGCTCGCTCGCCAGGCTGCGCAGCCGGCGGCCGCCCGCGCAGCGCGTGACGAGGTTGAGCGGCTCCTGGAACCGCAGGCCGGAAACCCCATCGCTGGTGCTGAGCGGCTCGTGCTCTACGCGCCGACGTGGCGTGACGGCGAGGCTGATCCGGCGATCCCGAGCGAGACCGAGATCGCCGCGCTCCGTGCCGCGCTTGAAACCGCGGGCGCACGCCTCATCATCAGGTCCCATCCCCTCGGTGAGGGCGAGTACTCCGCGGCGCTCGGTGAGCGTATCCACCTCCTCGGTTCAGACCTCGCGCGCGACATTACGCCGCTGCTCGGCGCCTTTGACGTCGTCGTCACCGACTACTCGTCGCTCGCCGTTGATTTCTCGCTCCTTGGGAGGCCTGTGTGCTGGTTCGCACCGGACCTTGAGGAATACACGCGAACACGGGGGCTCTACGAGGCGCTCGAGGTGACCGCCGGCGCTCCGATCGAGCGCTCCTGGAGCGGGGTCTCGGGGAGCCTGGGGGAGTTGCTCGACGCGGGAAGCGTCGGCCACCGCGAATCGGCGAGGGCCGCCAGGGCGCTCGCCGACCGGTTCCACCCGCACCGCGATGGCCGCTCGGCCGCCCGCGTGCTCGCAGCGATCGAACGACTGCACCTGCCCGCTGAGCGCCTTGTCAACGCCGACGGCGTGTTCTTCGAAAGCTTCTACGGCCGCCAGGTCAGCTGCAACCCGCTCGCGCTCGACCGCGAGATCGCTGCGCGCTTTCCTGCGCTCCCGAGGTACTGGAGCGTCACGAACGAGCGGCAGGCAGTACCCGAGGGGGCGACGCCGCTGCTCGTCGGTGGGCCCGAGTGGTTCGCTGCGAGGCGCCTGTCGCGACTGCTCGTCGTGAACGACTGGCTGCGGTTCAGCTTCACACGGCGCTCGGGCCAGACCGTGCTGCAAACCTGGCACGGTACGATGCTCAAACACCTCGCGCTCGGACGCCCCAACGTATCGCTGCGCACCCGCCTCGCGATTCGGCGCGAGAGCCGGAGGTGGAGTCTCATGCTGTCGCAGAATGGGCATTCGACCGAGCAGTTCCGTGCGAGCTACGCCTTCGACGGTGAGATCCTCGAGACGGGCTACCCGCGCGATGACAGGCTCGCCGTCGCCGACATCGATGGCACGCTGAACCCGATCGTTGTCGCGAGCGCGCGGCAGGAGCTCGGCGTGCCAGCCGACGCCTCCGTGCTGGTGTACGCCCCGACGTGGCGCGATGGTGGCGGGACGGCGATCGACGCGCTCGACGTCAACTCGCTCGCGACAGAGCTGGGTGACGACTGGATCGTTATCGCCAGGGGGCACACGCGCACTCACGAGCATGGCGGCTACCTGCGGATGCATCCGCGAGTGATCGACGCGTCAACTCACCCCGACATCAACGACGTCATTCTCGCGGCGGATCTCGTGGTCACCGACTACTCGTCGCTCATGTTTGACGCCGCCGTTGCAGGCGTACCGCTCGCCTTCTTCGTCCCCGACCTCGCCAACTACCGCGACCGCGAGCGCGGATTCACCTTCGATTTCGAAGCGAGTGCGCCCGGCCCGCTGCTTCGCTCGCGCGAAGACCTCGTAACGTTTGCCGGCGAGCTACCCAGGGAAGGCGACGGGGAGCGCATTCCCGCGGAGTACCGCGACGCCTACGCTTCCTGGCGTGATCGCTTCACGCCGCACGATGACGGCGGCGCTTCAGCGCGGGTGGTGGATCGACTCCTCGCGATTGGGGCCCTGAACGCCGACGCTCAGGCGTCTCGGTAA
- a CDS encoding IS1249 family transposase, whose protein sequence is MPKTTNSSTCLVCGNALVKNGFTSAGTRRWRCLNCGSSSTRKRADLTRRHTLDRFLSWLLGKDSQAEAAERVSDRTFRREIEWCWQIRPTLPTVTIPPRCVIVDGTYVGGWCLLVALDEDLTPLAFQWCSTETQAAWGALFAQIPAPLVVVCDGGPGLNAALKTVWPDTRVQRCIFHVLMNIRTHLTWRPRTVAGQTLLALTKQLSQVQTPEDALGWLKRLNAWHSIYGRLTRERSYARRRLKDGSWDSPTGKQWWYTHDRLRKAYRLLTEIQRRGHLFTFVQIDIPRTTSGLEGAFNSVLKTLLRFHRGMPTVHQKRVAEWFALKQAGLLQTAHSFITHEVINPPVNPRPRFTEPDPSPELYGTGLDASEGLWLRKGWGGRT, encoded by the coding sequence GTGCCGAAAACAACCAACTCGTCCACCTGTCTGGTATGCGGCAACGCGCTCGTGAAGAACGGTTTCACGAGCGCGGGAACCAGGCGCTGGAGATGCCTGAACTGCGGCAGCTCCTCAACCAGGAAACGGGCAGACCTCACCCGCCGGCACACCCTCGACCGGTTCCTGTCCTGGCTCCTGGGCAAGGACTCACAAGCCGAAGCCGCGGAACGAGTCTCAGACCGAACCTTCCGCCGGGAGATCGAATGGTGCTGGCAAATCAGGCCAACGCTCCCGACCGTGACGATACCGCCGAGGTGCGTGATCGTGGACGGAACGTACGTTGGTGGATGGTGTCTCCTGGTCGCGCTCGATGAGGACCTCACCCCGCTCGCGTTCCAGTGGTGCTCGACCGAAACCCAGGCCGCGTGGGGTGCGTTGTTCGCGCAGATCCCTGCCCCACTCGTGGTGGTGTGTGATGGCGGGCCAGGCCTGAACGCGGCACTCAAAACAGTGTGGCCGGATACGCGCGTGCAGCGTTGCATCTTCCACGTCCTGATGAACATACGCACCCATCTCACCTGGAGACCCCGCACCGTTGCTGGGCAGACGCTCCTCGCGCTCACAAAACAGCTTTCACAAGTACAAACGCCAGAGGACGCTCTCGGCTGGCTCAAGCGGTTGAACGCCTGGCATTCGATCTACGGACGCCTCACTCGTGAACGCTCGTACGCGAGGCGCAGACTCAAGGACGGGTCATGGGACTCACCCACCGGGAAACAGTGGTGGTACACCCACGACCGGCTTCGGAAGGCGTACCGGCTCCTCACCGAGATCCAACGCCGCGGACACCTGTTCACTTTCGTTCAGATCGATATCCCCAGAACCACGAGCGGCCTCGAGGGAGCCTTCAACTCGGTCCTGAAAACACTCCTCCGATTCCATCGCGGAATGCCCACCGTCCATCAGAAACGCGTCGCGGAATGGTTCGCTCTAAAACAAGCAGGACTGCTCCAGACCGCGCACTCGTTCATCACGCACGAAGTGATCAACCCGCCAGTGAACCCACGCCCCCGGTTCACGGAACCAGACCCGAGCCCCGAGCTCTACGGCACCGGCCTTGACGCCAGCGAAGGCCTCTGGCTACGCAAAGGATGGGGAGGGCGGACCTGA